One Streptomyces sp. L2 genomic window carries:
- a CDS encoding metalloregulator ArsR/SmtB family transcription factor — translation MHLVPADRADRRTIDGHRVCEAIAAIGDAGHVRTWADRFSLLADPNRLALLLALHRTGPLAVSDLAIATGMNDPAVSQALRLLRAAGAVTGEKEGRVVRYRLVDEELAAVLQHC, via the coding sequence ATGCATCTCGTGCCTGCCGACCGAGCGGACCGTCGCACCATCGACGGTCACCGGGTGTGCGAGGCGATCGCCGCCATCGGCGACGCGGGTCACGTTCGCACCTGGGCCGACCGCTTCTCCCTGCTCGCCGACCCCAACCGGCTGGCCCTCCTGCTCGCCCTGCACCGCACGGGCCCGCTCGCCGTCTCCGACCTCGCCATCGCCACGGGCATGAACGACCCCGCCGTCTCCCAGGCCCTCCGCCTCCTCCGCGCCGCCGGCGCGGTAACAGGCGAAAAGGAGGGCCGCGTGGTCCGCTACCGCCTGGTCGACGAGGAACTGGCAGCGGTACTCCAACACTGCTGA
- a CDS encoding DUF4142 domain-containing protein, translating into MGGAMALTLAALVYPGMLGLNQVTSQSTRIIANTQWGPLTEGDRDFVVKVRAAGLWEYPVGQLGLQKGTTKGVVTASKHLIDGHAALDASCRKIAPMLNITLPNVASPQQEGFLQTLKSDQGRQFDVDFANILRMTHGSIFNTIAKIRSTTKNSLVRALADQTNDTVLDHITVMERTGLIDFDQTLFQQTTPPKLPQADLTPPPPPAGQPEVILTPPPNATSTPLDLNGITDSGDSKDRGNAPGPAPDPTAG; encoded by the coding sequence GTGGGGGGTGCGATGGCCCTCACCCTCGCCGCGCTCGTCTATCCCGGCATGCTCGGCCTGAACCAGGTGACCAGCCAGTCCACCCGGATCATCGCCAACACCCAGTGGGGGCCGCTGACCGAGGGCGACCGGGACTTCGTGGTGAAGGTGCGGGCGGCTGGGCTGTGGGAGTACCCGGTGGGGCAGCTGGGACTCCAGAAGGGCACCACCAAGGGAGTCGTCACCGCGAGCAAGCACCTCATCGACGGCCATGCCGCGCTGGACGCCTCCTGCCGCAAGATCGCGCCGATGCTGAACATCACGCTGCCCAACGTGGCGAGCCCCCAGCAGGAAGGGTTTTTGCAGACGCTCAAGTCCGACCAGGGCAGACAGTTCGACGTGGACTTCGCCAACATCCTGCGCATGACGCACGGCTCGATCTTCAACACCATCGCGAAGATCCGCTCCACCACCAAGAACTCGCTGGTGCGGGCGCTCGCCGACCAGACCAACGACACCGTGCTGGACCACATCACGGTGATGGAGCGGACGGGTCTGATCGACTTCGACCAGACCCTCTTCCAGCAGACCACCCCGCCGAAGCTGCCCCAGGCCGACCTGACCCCGCCGCCCCCGCCCGCCGGCCAGCCCGAGGTGATCCTCACCCCGCCGCCGAACGCGACGTCCACGCCGCTGGACCTGAACGGCATCACCGACAGCGGGGACAGCAAGGACCGGGGCAACGCGCCGGGGCCGGCCCCGGACCCGACGGCGGGTTAG
- a CDS encoding RNA polymerase sigma-70 factor: MDHDQADPYFSHRRLLFATAYRMLGSVTDTEDVLQDTWLTWHAADRTTIRSPRAYLVRTVTNLCLNRLTSARATREHYVGPWLPEPLLTSPDAAEDTELADSVSTAMLVVLETLAPVERAVFVLREVFGFSHAEIAGFLDRPEPAVRQIAHRARSHVRSRRPRYDTDPGRRARVTDRFIEACAGGDLNAVLELLAPDVTVWADGGGKVSAARRPVHGPDRVARWILGILTKPQMTGVAFEPAQINGEPSLLLTASGTPAGALTYDLTEAGITTIRLQVNPDKLRGLRPAGLS, translated from the coding sequence ATGGACCACGACCAGGCGGACCCGTACTTCTCCCACCGGCGGCTGCTGTTCGCGACCGCCTACCGGATGCTCGGGAGCGTGACGGACACCGAGGACGTCCTCCAGGACACCTGGCTCACCTGGCACGCCGCCGACCGCACCACCATCCGCAGCCCCCGCGCCTACCTGGTCCGCACGGTCACCAACCTCTGCCTCAACCGCCTCACCTCCGCGCGCGCCACCCGCGAGCACTACGTCGGCCCCTGGCTCCCCGAACCCCTCCTGACCTCCCCCGACGCGGCCGAGGACACGGAGCTGGCGGACAGCGTGTCGACGGCGATGCTCGTCGTCCTGGAGACGCTCGCCCCGGTCGAACGGGCGGTGTTCGTGCTCCGCGAGGTCTTCGGCTTCTCCCACGCGGAGATCGCCGGCTTCCTGGACCGCCCCGAGCCCGCCGTCCGCCAGATCGCCCACCGGGCCCGCTCCCACGTCCGCTCCCGCCGCCCCCGCTACGACACCGACCCCGGGCGGCGCGCCCGCGTCACCGACCGCTTCATCGAGGCGTGCGCGGGCGGCGACCTCAACGCGGTACTGGAACTCCTCGCCCCCGACGTCACCGTCTGGGCCGACGGCGGCGGCAAGGTCAGCGCCGCCCGCCGGCCCGTCCACGGCCCCGACCGCGTGGCGCGGTGGATCCTCGGCATCCTGACCAAGCCGCAGATGACGGGCGTCGCCTTCGAGCCCGCCCAAATCAACGGCGAGCCGTCCCTCCTCCTCACCGCCTCCGGCACCCCGGCGGGAGCCCTCACCTACGACCTCACGGAGGCGGGCATCACCACCATCCGCCTCCAGGTCAACCCGGACAAACTGCGGGGCCTGCGGCCGGCGGGGCTGTCGTAG
- a CDS encoding glycoside hydrolase family 13 protein produces the protein MADLSSRDPDWWRQAVIYQVYPRSFADADGDGLGDLQGITAHLDHLATLGVDALWLSPFYPSELADGGYDVADHRDVDPRLGTLDDFDALAAEAHRLGLKVVVDLVPNHTSHQHAWFQEALRSAPGSPARDRYVFRPGRGPHGELPPTDWQSVFGGTAWHRVPDGEWYLHLFAPEQPDLNWDNEEVRADFRTTLRFWSDRGVDGFRVDVAHGLAKDLTEPLRDTGDIGVTGEDALPRVPPGTHPHWDRDEVHEIYRDWRRVFDAYTPPRTAVAEAWVPDARRALYARPDELGQAFNFEYLQAGWDADELREVIGRSLATARAAGASATWVLSNHDVVRHATRLLLPPGTDTDAWLLSGGHAPAVDQEAGLRRARAATLLMLALPGSSYVYQGEELGLPEVADLPTEVLQDPIWEQTGHVRKGRDGCRVPLPWTTTGPSYGFGARAAWLPQPASFASYAVEAQAGTEGSTLELYRTALRLRRKLLQGETLTWTPGAPAGVLDFARTDAWRCVTNLTAAPVPLPPGEVLLASTPLPETGLLPPDTTVWLD, from the coding sequence ATGGCAGACCTCTCCTCCCGCGACCCCGACTGGTGGCGCCAGGCAGTCATCTACCAGGTGTACCCCCGCAGCTTCGCCGACGCCGACGGCGACGGACTCGGCGACCTCCAAGGCATCACCGCCCACCTCGACCACCTCGCCACCCTCGGCGTCGACGCCCTCTGGCTCAGCCCCTTCTACCCCTCCGAACTCGCCGACGGCGGCTACGACGTCGCCGACCACCGCGACGTCGACCCCCGCCTCGGAACCCTGGACGACTTCGACGCCCTCGCCGCCGAGGCCCACCGCCTGGGCCTGAAGGTCGTCGTCGACCTCGTCCCCAACCACACCTCGCACCAGCACGCCTGGTTCCAGGAGGCCCTGCGCTCCGCCCCCGGCTCCCCCGCCCGCGACCGCTACGTCTTCCGCCCCGGCCGCGGCCCGCACGGCGAACTCCCGCCCACTGACTGGCAGTCCGTGTTCGGTGGCACCGCCTGGCACCGCGTCCCCGACGGCGAGTGGTACCTCCACCTCTTCGCCCCCGAGCAGCCCGACCTCAACTGGGACAACGAGGAGGTCCGCGCCGACTTCCGCACCACTCTCCGCTTCTGGTCCGACCGAGGCGTGGACGGCTTCCGCGTCGACGTCGCCCACGGCCTCGCCAAGGACCTCACGGAGCCACTCCGCGACACCGGCGACATCGGCGTCACCGGCGAGGACGCCCTGCCCCGGGTCCCGCCCGGCACCCACCCCCACTGGGACCGGGACGAGGTCCACGAGATCTACCGCGACTGGCGCCGCGTCTTCGACGCCTACACCCCGCCACGCACCGCCGTCGCCGAGGCCTGGGTGCCGGACGCCCGCCGCGCCCTGTACGCCCGCCCCGACGAACTCGGCCAGGCCTTCAACTTCGAGTACCTGCAAGCCGGCTGGGACGCGGACGAACTGCGCGAGGTCATCGGCCGCTCCCTCGCCACCGCCCGCGCCGCCGGCGCCTCGGCGACCTGGGTGCTGTCCAACCACGACGTCGTCCGGCACGCCACTCGCCTGCTGCTCCCGCCCGGCACCGACACCGACGCCTGGCTGCTGTCCGGCGGCCACGCACCGGCCGTCGACCAGGAGGCCGGCCTGCGCCGGGCCCGCGCGGCCACGCTGCTGATGCTGGCGCTGCCGGGATCGTCGTACGTCTACCAGGGCGAGGAACTCGGCCTGCCCGAGGTCGCCGACCTGCCCACCGAGGTCCTCCAGGACCCCATCTGGGAGCAGACCGGGCACGTCCGCAAGGGCCGCGACGGCTGCCGGGTGCCGCTGCCGTGGACGACGACCGGACCGTCGTACGGCTTCGGCGCCCGGGCCGCCTGGCTGCCGCAGCCGGCGTCGTTCGCGTCGTACGCCGTCGAGGCACAGGCCGGTACCGAGGGCTCCACGCTGGAGCTGTACCGCACCGCCCTGCGCCTGCGCCGCAAGCTGCTCCAGGGCGAGACGCTGACCTGGACGCCCGGGGCGCCGGCCGGGGTCCTGGACTTCGCCCGCACCGACGCCTGGCGCTGCGTCACCAACCTCACCGCCGCGCCCGTACCCCTGCCGCCGGGCGAGGTCCTGCTGGCCAGCACCCCGCTCCCGGAGACCGGACTGCTCCCGCCGGACACCACCGTCTGGCTGGACTGA
- a CDS encoding Uma2 family endonuclease, which yields MATAEPIIMPGYQGEAIYGPYDDPDGDSDADGDEPETPGASVEQAFELFSAVAPRGWRVEQIEGEIYVTPPANGEHEEIVSELSGQVRDHDKGVGRYTGVGLNIPGASKTGHVIPDLVIAPKGSFHDQEEWHEPAGVVLVAEVTSDGTAERDREKKIVGYARAGIPLYLLIDREKAEVTVHSEPSGDAYTKSPSYKLGLAVPLPAPLGFELDTAEF from the coding sequence ATGGCGACGGCGGAGCCGATCATCATGCCCGGATACCAGGGCGAGGCCATCTACGGCCCGTACGACGACCCTGACGGCGACAGCGACGCGGACGGCGACGAGCCCGAGACCCCGGGCGCGAGCGTGGAGCAGGCCTTCGAGCTCTTCAGTGCGGTGGCCCCGAGGGGCTGGCGCGTGGAGCAGATCGAAGGGGAGATCTACGTGACGCCACCGGCCAACGGGGAGCACGAGGAAATCGTGTCCGAACTAAGTGGACAGGTCCGGGATCACGACAAGGGCGTCGGCCGCTACACCGGCGTCGGGCTCAACATCCCCGGCGCCTCGAAGACCGGCCATGTGATCCCCGATCTGGTCATCGCTCCCAAGGGCAGCTTCCACGACCAGGAGGAGTGGCACGAGCCGGCCGGGGTCGTTCTCGTCGCGGAGGTGACGTCCGACGGTACCGCCGAGCGGGACCGCGAGAAGAAGATCGTCGGGTACGCGCGGGCCGGCATCCCCCTCTACCTGCTGATCGACCGCGAGAAGGCGGAGGTGACCGTCCACTCCGAGCCGTCCGGGGACGCGTACACCAAGAGCCCCTCGTACAAGCTGGGCCTTGCCGTTCCGCTCCCCGCGCCCCTCGGGTTCGAGCTGGACACGGCCGAGTTCTGA
- a CDS encoding PP2C family protein-serine/threonine phosphatase, with amino-acid sequence MEGLAGATEDEALRRRPLRIGGRSVAWVAPLLVLAAVTVLDVATGERYRFVSWIVLVPGTAAAVCGIWTTAAIAVLSLATYLALDTAWPGQYEAGLPDFLLVGLGGVLATLACVIRLRRERGMLHMRDIADTTRRTVLRPLPPLWAGLEHAALYLSADAEARVGGDFYDMQPGPHGVRVLLGDVQGKGLGAVETAATLLGTFREAGYHETDLAAVAERLESRMVRHRAYTAALGRPDGDRFATAVLIGFPAAESGVVEVVNFGHLPPLAVGPHGIRPLPAGNGVPLGLCDLVGGLPPLWRVPLAADETLLLVSDGITEARDASGEFYPLRAELARAIAADPGRAEPRRLVRRVREGVLRHTGGHLADDTTAFAVRRARARARAPRAPS; translated from the coding sequence ATGGAGGGCCTGGCCGGCGCGACCGAGGACGAGGCCCTGCGGCGCCGGCCGCTCAGGATCGGCGGGCGCAGCGTGGCCTGGGTCGCACCGCTTCTGGTGCTCGCCGCGGTCACCGTGCTCGACGTTGCGACCGGTGAGCGGTACCGGTTCGTGTCCTGGATCGTCCTGGTGCCCGGTACGGCCGCGGCCGTGTGCGGTATCTGGACCACCGCCGCCATCGCGGTGCTGTCCCTCGCGACCTACCTGGCACTGGACACCGCCTGGCCCGGCCAGTACGAGGCCGGACTGCCCGACTTCCTCCTCGTCGGCCTCGGCGGGGTGCTGGCCACGCTGGCCTGCGTGATCCGGCTGCGCCGCGAGCGCGGCATGCTGCACATGCGGGACATCGCCGACACCACGCGCCGGACCGTGCTGCGCCCGCTGCCGCCGCTCTGGGCGGGCCTGGAGCACGCGGCCCTCTACCTCTCCGCCGACGCCGAGGCGCGGGTCGGCGGCGACTTCTACGACATGCAGCCCGGCCCGCACGGCGTCCGGGTGCTCCTCGGCGACGTGCAGGGCAAAGGGCTGGGCGCGGTCGAGACGGCGGCCACGCTGCTCGGCACGTTCCGGGAGGCCGGCTACCACGAGACGGACCTCGCGGCCGTCGCCGAGCGGCTGGAGTCACGGATGGTCCGGCACCGCGCGTACACCGCCGCGCTCGGCCGCCCCGACGGCGACCGCTTCGCGACCGCCGTGCTCATCGGCTTCCCGGCGGCCGAATCCGGGGTCGTCGAGGTCGTCAACTTCGGTCACCTGCCGCCCCTCGCCGTCGGCCCGCACGGCATACGCCCCCTGCCCGCCGGAAACGGCGTCCCGCTCGGCCTCTGCGACCTGGTGGGCGGGCTGCCGCCCCTGTGGCGGGTGCCGCTCGCGGCAGACGAGACGCTGCTGCTGGTCAGCGACGGGATCACGGAGGCGCGCGACGCCTCCGGCGAGTTCTACCCCCTGCGGGCCGAGCTGGCGCGGGCGATCGCCGCGGACCCCGGACGGGCCGAACCCCGGCGCCTGGTACGGCGGGTGCGGGAGGGGGTGCTCCGCCATACCGGCGGGCACCTGGCCGACGACACGACGGCGTTCGCGGTGCGGCGGGCGCGGGCGCGGGCGCGGGCGCCTCGGGCGCCGTCATAG
- a CDS encoding DUF6445 family protein has protein sequence MPPQPQPRMPAALPVLPYRKPTKGRDYWVLDDVLPDVDAVRERCLAKDDWVKGYPYTSETWPGLRAMPGLEPAELARIERLVRKATGAKELWVQQAPGGGTLNHNCVQVVGEGEGESQPRPHTDSRALCRYAAVLYLNPAVPKDCGTSFFRQSLPGGRLGGNVVQAPHNNLVEALGTRFVAPDAFEEDVRVPHKYNRLLLYNANLVHSATGYSGTTLEEKRMTAVFFWMA, from the coding sequence ATGCCCCCCCAGCCCCAGCCCAGGATGCCCGCCGCGCTGCCCGTCCTGCCCTACCGCAAGCCCACCAAGGGCCGCGACTACTGGGTGCTGGACGACGTCCTGCCCGACGTGGACGCCGTACGGGAGCGGTGCCTGGCCAAGGACGACTGGGTGAAGGGGTACCCGTACACCTCGGAGACCTGGCCGGGCCTGCGCGCCATGCCCGGCCTGGAACCCGCGGAACTGGCCCGTATCGAGCGGCTGGTGAGGAAGGCGACCGGGGCGAAGGAGCTGTGGGTGCAGCAGGCGCCCGGCGGCGGCACCCTCAACCACAACTGCGTCCAGGTCGTCGGCGAGGGCGAGGGCGAGAGCCAGCCGCGCCCGCACACCGACTCGCGCGCGCTGTGCCGGTACGCGGCCGTGCTGTACCTCAACCCGGCCGTCCCGAAGGACTGCGGCACCAGCTTCTTCCGCCAGTCCCTGCCGGGTGGCCGGCTCGGCGGCAACGTCGTCCAGGCCCCGCACAACAACCTCGTCGAGGCCCTCGGCACCCGCTTCGTGGCGCCGGACGCCTTCGAGGAGGACGTCCGTGTCCCCCACAAGTACAACCGCCTCCTCCTCTACAACGCCAACCTCGTGCACAGCGCGACGGGCTACTCCGGTACGACGCTGGAGGAGAAGCGGATGACGGCGGTCTTCTTCTGGATGGCCTGA
- a CDS encoding DUF4328 domain-containing protein has protein sequence MNDQIARSLLRPTRSAGRMAVGTLLLAALGYLLRAVWEIRLAAAGEPPSGPPDQGDGVHRPLTALENSYHFVTTVAGVLTAICAICFLAWLRRVRENAADLSGRPPKYAGVWVYLGWIVPVVNLWFPRGIIADAYRTTAPGRRLPASVTIWWTLWLLSLLTGIGLLHPASTDDTIARAYTSIWPLLTSDALIIGAAVTGALAVRAVTSAQLARLAGDEAATPRERTGALRD, from the coding sequence GTGAATGATCAGATAGCGCGGTCCCTGCTGCGGCCCACCCGTTCGGCCGGGCGGATGGCCGTCGGCACCCTGCTGCTCGCCGCACTCGGCTACCTGCTGCGGGCGGTGTGGGAGATCAGGCTCGCCGCCGCCGGCGAACCGCCCTCCGGCCCCCCGGACCAGGGCGACGGCGTGCACCGCCCCCTCACCGCGCTGGAGAACTCCTACCACTTCGTCACCACCGTGGCCGGGGTCCTGACCGCGATCTGCGCGATCTGCTTCCTGGCCTGGCTCCGCCGCGTCCGCGAGAACGCCGCCGACCTCTCGGGCCGCCCCCCGAAGTACGCCGGCGTCTGGGTCTACCTCGGCTGGATCGTCCCGGTCGTCAACCTCTGGTTCCCGCGCGGCATCATCGCCGACGCGTACCGCACCACCGCCCCCGGCCGCCGCCTCCCCGCCTCCGTCACCATCTGGTGGACCCTGTGGCTGCTCAGCCTCCTCACCGGCATCGGCCTCCTCCACCCCGCCTCCACCGACGACACGATCGCCCGCGCCTACACCTCGATCTGGCCCCTCCTCACCTCGGACGCCCTCATCATCGGCGCGGCGGTGACGGGCGCCCTGGCGGTACGGGCGGTGACCTCGGCGCAACTGGCCCGCCTGGCCGGGGACGAGGCCGCGACACCGCGCGAGCGGACCGGGGCCCTGCGGGATTGA
- a CDS encoding HoxN/HupN/NixA family nickel/cobalt transporter, with protein sequence MTLPDPARGTAVKPSSTGPDAPGPNTFKWRREDTYRTAGLLAVIAALHVVAFGVLFLLVAPQHYQVGHEVFGIGLGVTAYTLGMRHAFDADHIAAIDNTTRKLMADGKRPVSVGFWFALGHSSVVVLLALLIAGGTSLAGKVTDEHSTTHQVLGFLGTTISGGFLYLIAALNLIALVGILRVFRAMRAGTYDEKELEQHLDSRGFMNRLLGRLTKSVSRPGQMYPLGFLFGLGFDTATEVTLMVMAGSGAAAGLPWYAVLCLPLLFAAGMSLFDTLDGTFMNFAYQWAFSNPVRKVFYNLTITGLSIAVAFFIGTIELVGVLHDKFALSDTVTTWIAGLNLDSVGYIIVGLFVVVWALALSYWRLARVEDRWTLEAPAASE encoded by the coding sequence ATGACCCTGCCCGACCCTGCCCGCGGTACGGCCGTGAAGCCCAGTTCGACCGGACCGGACGCCCCCGGGCCGAACACCTTCAAGTGGCGGCGGGAGGACACCTACCGCACGGCGGGGCTGCTGGCCGTCATCGCCGCCCTGCACGTCGTCGCGTTCGGCGTGCTGTTCCTGCTGGTCGCCCCGCAGCACTACCAGGTCGGCCACGAGGTCTTCGGCATCGGCCTCGGCGTCACCGCCTACACCCTCGGCATGCGGCACGCCTTCGACGCCGATCACATCGCCGCGATCGACAACACCACCCGCAAGCTGATGGCCGACGGCAAGCGGCCGGTGTCGGTCGGCTTCTGGTTCGCGCTCGGCCACTCCAGCGTGGTCGTGCTGCTCGCCCTGCTGATCGCGGGCGGCACCTCGCTGGCCGGCAAGGTGACCGACGAGCACTCCACCACCCACCAGGTGCTCGGGTTCCTCGGTACGACGATCTCCGGCGGGTTCCTCTATCTCATCGCCGCGCTCAACCTGATCGCCCTGGTCGGCATCCTGCGCGTGTTCCGGGCGATGCGGGCGGGGACGTACGACGAGAAGGAACTCGAACAGCACCTGGACTCACGGGGGTTCATGAACCGGCTGCTGGGCCGGCTCACCAAGTCCGTGTCCCGGCCCGGCCAGATGTACCCGCTGGGCTTCCTGTTCGGCCTCGGCTTCGACACGGCCACCGAGGTCACGCTCATGGTGATGGCGGGCTCGGGCGCGGCGGCGGGACTGCCGTGGTACGCGGTGCTGTGCCTGCCGCTCCTCTTCGCGGCCGGCATGAGCCTGTTCGACACGCTGGACGGCACGTTCATGAACTTCGCCTACCAGTGGGCGTTCTCCAACCCCGTCCGCAAGGTGTTCTACAACCTCACCATCACCGGCCTGTCCATCGCGGTCGCCTTCTTCATCGGCACGATCGAACTGGTCGGCGTCCTGCACGACAAGTTCGCCCTCAGCGACACCGTCACCACCTGGATCGCGGGCCTGAACCTGGACAGCGTCGGCTACATCATCGTCGGCCTGTTCGTGGTCGTCTGGGCCCTCGCCCTCTCCTACTGGCGCCTCGCCCGCGTGGAGGACCGCTGGACCCTGGAGGCACCTGCGGCGTCCGAGTAG
- a CDS encoding nucleoside hydrolase: MTDRPGIPVIIDCDTGVDDALALLFAVRHPGLDLRAVTCVAGNTDVDGVVRNTLTVLERAGAPDIPVARGAERPLIEPARSARHVHGHDGMGDLGLPAPTRAPAAVDAVTLLHREILASPRPVTLIPTAPLTNIALLLRTHPEVTRNIERIVFMGGAVATGNATPVAEFNVWHDPEAAAILLTAGVPITMYGLDVFMRVVVPGTDVHRLRASTDPGTRLAGDLLAHRPTSQGGPTEAEEAGGLGDAGAVCAVADPAGLTTRRLPVEVSLAPGPTRGQTVVDRRPRPGEAEIHEGARMQTLVDVGLEVDVDRYVGLYLETVERP; this comes from the coding sequence GTGACCGACCGGCCCGGCATCCCCGTGATCATCGACTGCGACACCGGGGTCGACGATGCCCTGGCCCTGCTGTTCGCCGTACGCCACCCGGGGCTGGACCTGCGCGCGGTGACCTGTGTCGCCGGGAACACGGACGTCGACGGGGTGGTCCGCAACACGCTGACCGTGCTGGAGCGGGCCGGCGCGCCGGACATCCCGGTGGCCCGGGGTGCCGAGCGGCCGCTGATCGAGCCCGCCCGCTCGGCCCGGCACGTGCACGGCCACGACGGCATGGGCGACCTGGGCCTGCCCGCGCCGACCCGCGCCCCGGCCGCCGTGGACGCGGTCACGCTGCTGCACCGCGAGATCCTGGCCAGCCCTCGCCCGGTCACCCTGATCCCGACCGCGCCGCTCACCAACATCGCCCTGCTGCTGCGCACCCACCCGGAGGTGACCCGCAACATCGAGCGGATCGTCTTCATGGGCGGCGCCGTCGCGACGGGCAACGCGACGCCGGTCGCCGAGTTCAACGTGTGGCACGACCCGGAGGCGGCGGCGATCCTCCTCACCGCCGGGGTGCCGATCACCATGTACGGCCTGGACGTGTTCATGCGGGTCGTCGTCCCCGGCACGGACGTGCACCGCTTGCGCGCGAGCACCGACCCCGGCACCCGGCTGGCCGGCGACCTCCTCGCCCACCGGCCGACCTCCCAGGGCGGCCCCACGGAGGCCGAGGAGGCGGGCGGCCTCGGCGACGCGGGCGCGGTCTGCGCCGTGGCCGACCCGGCGGGCCTGACCACCCGCCGCCTCCCGGTCGAGGTGTCCCTCGCCCCCGGACCCACCCGGGGCCAGACCGTCGTGGACCGCCGCCCGCGCCCCGGCGAGGCCGAGATCCACGAGGGTGCCCGCATGCAGACCCTGGTGGACGTGGGCCTGGAGGTGGACGTGGACCGCTACGTCGGCCTGTACCTGGAGACGGTCGAGCGGCCCTGA
- a CDS encoding SH3 domain-containing protein, whose protein sequence is MRTSVTLRTLAAALLTGGTVGAVAAASPASAAPATTPAMTSSYTPASSYASGNSGVQRPVWGTVTSATALNVRAAPTTHSTVVDRLAPGSRARVQCAVTGQSVNGTATWYWLPGSQGWASAAFVGTGRHQVPDCADPCPVWKDGSGWTNGGWTPDGDGSGWTWSSTGSGSDSGSFHLDISVSVSGSWS, encoded by the coding sequence ATGCGCACCAGTGTGACCCTGCGAACCCTGGCCGCGGCCCTGCTCACCGGCGGCACCGTCGGCGCGGTGGCGGCGGCGTCCCCGGCCTCGGCCGCGCCGGCGACGACACCCGCCATGACATCGTCGTACACGCCGGCCTCGTCGTACGCGTCCGGCAACAGCGGTGTCCAGCGCCCGGTCTGGGGCACCGTGACCTCCGCGACCGCCCTCAACGTGCGGGCGGCGCCCACCACCCACTCCACCGTGGTCGACCGGCTCGCGCCGGGCAGCCGGGCGCGGGTGCAGTGCGCGGTGACCGGACAGAGCGTCAACGGCACCGCCACCTGGTACTGGTTGCCCGGCTCGCAGGGCTGGGCGAGCGCCGCCTTCGTCGGTACCGGCCGTCACCAGGTGCCCGACTGCGCCGACCCGTGCCCGGTCTGGAAGGACGGCTCGGGCTGGACCAACGGCGGCTGGACCCCGGACGGCGACGGCTCCGGCTGGACCTGGAGCAGCACGGGTTCCGGCTCGGACTCCGGCTCCTTCCACCTCGACATCTCCGTCTCGGTGTCCGGTTCGTGGAGCTGA